From a single Ciconia boyciana chromosome 6, ASM3463844v1, whole genome shotgun sequence genomic region:
- the CLP1 gene encoding polyribonucleotide 5'-hydroxyl-kinase Clp1: MADDGGEEKKQVAKFELERETELRFEVEASQTVQLELLTGMAEVFGTELTRNKKFTFDAGAKVAVFTWHGCTVQLSGRTEVAYVSKDTPMLLYLNTHTALEQMRRQAEREDERGPRVMVVGPTDVGKSTVCRLLLNYAVRLGRRPTFVELDVGQGSVSIPGTMGALYIERPADVEEGFSLQAPLVYHFGSTTPGTNIKLYNKITSRLADVFNQRCEVNRRASVSGCVINTCGWVKGSGYQALVHAASAFEVDVVVVLDQERLYNELKRDLPHFVRTVLLPKSGGVVERSKDFRRECRDDRIREYFYGFRGCFYPHAFDVKFSDVKIYKVGAPTIPDSCLPLGMSQEDNQLKLVPVTPGRDMVHHLLSVSTADSPDDNISETSVAGFIVVTGVDLERQVFTVLSPAPRPLPKNFLLIMDIRFMDLK; this comes from the exons ATGGCGGACGACGGCGGCGAGGAGAAGAAGCAGGTGGCCAAGTTCGAGCTGGAGCGGGAGACGGAGCTGCGCTTCGAGGTGGAGGCCTCGCAGAcggtgcagctggagctgctcacCGGCATGGCCGAGGTCTTCGGCACCGAGCTCACCCGCAACAAGAAGTTCACCTTCGACGCCGGCGCCAAGGTGGCCGTCTTCACCTGGCACGGCTGCACCGTCCAGCTCAGCGGCCGCACCGAGGTGGCCTACGTCTCCAAGGACACCCCCATGCTGCTCTACCTCAACACCCACACGGCCCTGGAGCAGATGCGGCGGCAGGCGGAGCGGGAGGACGAGCGGGGCCCCCGCGTCATGGTGGTGGGACCCACCGATGTGGGTAAGTCGACCGTGTGCCGCTTGCTGCTGAACTACGCCGTGCGCCTGGGGCGCCGGCCCACCTTCGTGGAGCTGGACGTGGGGCAGGGCTCCGTCTCCATCCCCGGCACCATGGGCGCTCTCTACATCGAGCGGCCGGCCGACGTGGAGGAGGGCTTCTCCCTCCAGGCCCCGCTCGTCTACCACTTCGGCTCCACCACGCCCGGCACCAACATCAAGCTCTACAACAAG ATCACATCCCGCCTGGCCGACGTCTTCAACCAGCGCTGCGAAGTGAACCGCCGCGCCTCGGTGAGCGGCTGTGTCATCAACACCTGCGGCTGGGTGAAGGGCTCGGGCTACCAGGCGCTGGTGCACGCCGCCTCCGCCTTCGAGGTGGACGTGGTGGTGGTGCTGGACCAGGAGCGGCTCTACAACGAGCTGAAGAGGGACCTGCCCCACTTTGTGCGCACCGTCCTGCTCCCCAAGTCCGGCGGGGTGGTGGAGCGCTCCAAGGACTTCCGGCGGGAGTGCCGAGACGACCGCATCCGGGAGTATTTCTACGGCTTCCGGGGCTGCTTCTACCCTCACGCCTTCGACGTCAAGTTCTCCGACGTCAAGATCTACAAGGTGGGGGCTCCCACCATCCCGgactcctgcctgcccctgggcaTGTCGCAGGAGGACAACCAGCTGAAGCTGGTGCCGGTGACGCCCGGGCGGGACATGGTGCACCACCTCCTGAGCGTCAGCACCGCCGACAGCCCCGACGACAACATCTCGGAGACCAGCGTGGCCGGCTTCATCGTCGTCACCGGCGTCGACCTGGAGCGCCAGGTCTTCACCGTCCTCtcccccgcccctcgccccctGCCCAAGAACTTCCTCCTCATCATGGACATTCGCTTCATGGACCTCAAGTAG
- the YPEL4 gene encoding protein yippee-like 4, translating into MPPRRRLPPAARLPPRTFRSYLPRSLRTYSCVHCRAHLARHEELISKSFQGSHGRAYLFNSVVNVGCGPAEQRLLLTGLHSVADIFCQSCKTTLGWKYEQAFESSQKYKEGKFIIEMSHMVKENGWD; encoded by the exons atgcccccccgccgccgcctgccccccgccgcccgcctgcCCCCCCGGACCTTCCGCAGCTacctgccccgctccctccgcACCTACAGCTGCGTGCACTGCCGGGCGCACCTGGCCAGGCATGAGGAGCTCATCTCCAAG TCCTTCCAGGGCAGCCATGGCCGTGCCTACCTGTTCAACTCCGT GGTGAACGTGGGCTGTGGCCCGGCGGAGCAGCGGCTGCTGCTGACGGGGCTGCACTCCGTGGCCGACATCTTCTGCCAGAGCTGCAAGACCACCCTGGGCTGGAAATAC GAGCAGGCCTTCGAGAGCAGCCAGAAGTACAAGGAGGGGAAGTTCATCATCGAGATGTCGCACATGGTGAAGGAGAACGGCTGGGACTGA
- the LOC140652753 gene encoding uncharacterized protein, whose translation MSPAPSWTHRDPTCRAPRMPTVTLWLPLVWLVATAMATITPVSTPEASPSWRKLLRQHRTTPVPPHPAPGPPEDVGAPVLPVPTPGAHPEELPGSDAPLKATDPPSPEEPQGAPEEPGTTANGSTAAPAPGTTQGPPSTPGTSAPPCPGDEEPAEACETPTGEQRAAVAEALGTFALRFYQHMAEAAEPDANLLFSPINVAMGLSHLLLGARGETRERLGAVLAYPPEPACVHGALRQLAAAPGLFSAAEIFHHPGEPGPAPAGPPLPGGRGADAGCAAGRAAPAAPLPQRVPAPLRRPPAGAERQREPGPAARQRVGARSQPGGPARPPARAAPPAPPAAAQRRPPAGRLAHAAGCQADGAAALPAPRPPAAPGAHHDQQEVPGGLLRRPPPAGPGGAAGAERGAEPGGAGAHGAPGVAEDPGAGAGPPHLPGAAAAGSPHPPPGHRPGPAPPAPRPRPGRGGPDPRHGLRAVPGRGAVRAGAGPGGGGGRGAAPGGAGAGRGRRGGGGGHGHLGGAHGAAAGGPAPLPLRPLARRRRRPPLHGPPQRPPALSPEPCACRAPALLLLLLLVVLVLLVLLLVLVLLVVVPSLRTPLPPSPLPLLPASLPPALPPLSLLPCLLPSLPALFRPPLSLLSSSHPSLQPLCLPHSFLPFLPPSFLPTTLQPPSFPPFSLPPSFPLLPSLSLLPPPFPHQLGS comes from the exons ATGTCCCCTGCGCCCAGCTGGACACACAGGGACCCGACCTGCCGGGCACCCAG GATGCCCACCGTGACGCTCTGGCTGCCCCTGGTGTGGCTGGTGGCCACAGCCATGGCCACCATCACCCCG GTGTCCACGCCGGAGGCCTCTCCCAGCTGGCGGAAGCTGCTCAGACAGCACCGGACGACGCCGGTGCCCCCCCATCCCGCCCCAGGCCCGCCGGAGGATGTGGGGGCACCCGTCCTGCCTGTGCCCACCCCCGGTGCCCACCCCGAGGAGCTGCCCGGCTCGGATGCCCCCCTCAAGGCCAcagacccccccagccccgaggaGCCTCAGGGAGCACCTGAGGAGCCGGGCACCACGGCCAACGGGAGCACGGCAGCACCCGCACCCGGCACCACCCAggggccccccagcaccccgggcaCCAGcgccccgccgtgccccgggGACGAGGAGCCGGCTGAGGCCTGCGAGACGCCCACGGGGGAGCAGCGCGCGGCCGTGGCCGAGGCGCTGGGCACCTTCGCCCTCCGCTTCTACCAGCACATGGCGGAGGCTGCCGAGCCCGATGCCAACCTGCTCTTCTCCCCCATCAACGTGGCCATGGGGCTCTCGCACCTGCTGCTGG GCGCCCGCGGCGAGACCCGTGAGCGCCTGGGCGCCGTCCTGGCCTACCCGCCGGAGCCGGCCTGCGTGCACGGCGCCCTGCGGCAGCtggccgccgcgcccggcctCTTCTCCGCCGCGGAGATCTTCCACCACCCAGGTGAGCCGGGCCcggcgccggcggggccgccgctgccgggcgggcgcggggctgaCGCCGGCTGTGCCGCGGGCAGAGCTGCGCCTGCGGCCCCGCTTCCTCAACGAGTCCCGGCGCCTCTACGGCGCCCGCCCGCGGGCGCTGAGCGGCAACGAGAGCCTGGACCTGCTGCGCGTCAACGAGTGGGTGCGCGGAGCCAGCCGGGGGGTCCTGCCCGCCCtcctgcccgcgctgcccccccagccccgcctgctgctgctcagcgcCGTCCACCTGCGGG CCGCCTGGCGCACGCCGCTGGATGCCAAGCGGACGGTGCCGCTGCCCTTCCTGCGCCCCGGCCGCCAGCCGCGCCTGGTGCCCACCATGACCAGCAAGAAGTACCCGGTGGCCTCCTTCGCCGACCCCCGCCTGCAGGTCCAG GTGGGGCGGCTGGAGCTGAGCGGGGGGCTGAGCCTGGTGGTGCTGGTGCCCATGGGGCCCCTGGGGTCGCTGAGGACCCTGGAGCGGGCGCTGGACCCCCCCACCttcctggggctgctgcggcGGGCAGCCCGCACCCCCCCCCAGGCCACCGCCCTGGCCCTGCCCCGCCTGCGCCTCGACCTCGCCCTGGACGTGGTGGCCCTGATCCACGACATGG ACTACGGGCTGTTCCTGGACGCGGAGCTGTGCGGGCtggcgcggggcccggcggcggcggtggaCGCGGCGCGGCACCGGGCGGTGCTGGTGCTGGACGAGGCCGGCGTGGAGGCGGCGGGGGCCATGGCCACCTCGGTGGCGCGCACggcgctgctgctggaggcCCTGCGCCCCTTCCTCTTCGTCCTCTGGCACGACGCCGGCGCCGTCCCCCTCTTCATGGGCCGCCTCAGCGACCCCCAGCCCTGAGCCCCGAGCCCTGCGCCTGCCGCGCcccggccctgctgctgctgctgctgctggtggtgctggtgctgctggtgctgctgctggtgctggtgctgctggtggtggtgccCTCCCTCCGcacacccctccctccctccccgcttcccctcctccctgcttccctccctcctgccctccctcccttgtccctccttccctgcctccttccctccctccctgccttgtTCCGCCCTCCCTtgtccctcctttcctcctcccatccctccctccagcccttgTGCCTCCCtcattcctttcttccctttctccctccctctttccttccaacCACCCTCCAGCCTCcgtccttccctcccttttccctccctccctccttccccctccttccctccctgtccctccttccccccccc tttccccatcagCTCGGGTCCTGA